In the Danaus plexippus chromosome 4, MEX_DaPlex, whole genome shotgun sequence genome, one interval contains:
- the LOC116768681 gene encoding cell adhesion molecule Dscam2 isoform X9: protein MTTFTGFAVLVALLTIGAVRCEDETIGPIFMKEPPNRVDFSNTTGAVVECAARGSPAPDVIWVRADGTAVGDVPGLRQVLPNGNLVFPPFRAEDYRQEVHAQVYACLARNQVGTIHSRDVNVRAVVSQYYVTEAENEYVIRGNAAIVHCKIPSFVSDFVYVESWIMDDGEILMISNTNMTDGKYLVLPSGELHIRDVGPEDGYKSYQCRTKHRLTGETRLSATKGRLVITEPVGAKAPSFSSDSKGSIFVREQGQSFALLCQAQGSPVPIYRWYKFIDGSARKQPVVLNDRVKQVSGTLIIKEAKVEDSGKYLCVVNNSVGGESVETVLTVTAPLKATVEPATQTVDFGRPAVFTCRYEGNPVKTITWLKDGKDMKHHDPILRIESVKKEDKGMYQCFIRNDQESAGASAELKLGGRFEPPQIRHSFGEQTLRSGPSLRLKCVASGNPTPDIAWQLDGEKLNSGERLQIGQFVTADGNVESHLNISSVHTNDGGLYSCIASSKVGSASHSARVNVYGLPYVRPMKKRPVVAGDTLVVHCPVAGYPIDTIVWERDGRILPINRKQKVFPNGTLVIENVERMSDQATYTCVVKNSQAYSARGTLELQVMVLPQIHPFTFGDEPANAGDTVGISCMVTKGDTPINITWFLNGRDVTKIQGITVTKIGHKSSSLSIDAVSFIHTGVYTCFVNNQAGHANYSTELVVNVPPRWILEPTDKAFAQGSDAKVECKADGFPKPQVTWKRAEGDTPGDYKDLKPNNPNVKVEDGTLAITNIQKTNEGYYLCEAVNGIGSGLSAVILISVQAPPQFEIKMRNQTARRSEPAVLQCQAKGEKPIGIIWNMNNKRLEPKSDPRYTIREEILPGGVVSDLSIRRTERSDSALFTCVATNAFGSDDTSINMIIQEVPEAPYGLKVLDKSGRTVQLSWAAPYDGNSPIKKFLIEYKRAKGNWEKDIDRVLVPGDATEAGVFSLRPATAYHIRIVAENELGTSEPSETVTIITAEEAPTGMPQDVKVDAVDKHTLRVTWKPPQPQDWNGELQGYYVGYKLASSNKSFVFETVDISKESGKEHHLDIFNLKTYTQYAMVVQAFNKMGSGPVSNEVRAYTAEGAPSAPPQDVLCTTLTAQTIRVSWVSPPLAAANGLIKAYKVIYGPSETWYDEKSKDTKITASSETILHGLKKFTNYSMEVLATTNGGDGVRSAPIHCQTEQDVPEAPRAVKAVVMGQESILVSWRAPAQPNGVVTHYNVYTQAQNSEPHANKVPASQTSYSATDLKAGRYDFWVTASTIIGEGQPSATASCSPSDKVPAKIASFDESFTATYKEDVKLPCLAVGVPPPNILWKVKGQPLDASERVRQLPEGSLQIAGVAREDAGEYSCHVDNQFGTDTVTHTLSVLAPPFPPQLSIASSSVSSLTLRLKPSMDADQSPAAGYTIHYKQEFGDWETVQIPSNTDTYTLENLFCGSRYQLYVTAYNGIGTGEASDVVIARTRGSKPPVPRAADFIEVGSSSVTLHLKQWLDGGCPMSHFVVENKKKGAAEWNQISNAVKPGGNFVVLDLEPATWYVLRITAHNNAGFNVAEYEFATLTMTGGTIAPAREVGDGTLTPEQTLKIILSHLNLIVPVVAAILVIIIAIVVVCVVRGARDHHHKDDAVYNTSGAAMGGAGGTLDKRGGLRDELGYIAPPNRKLPPVPGSNYNTCDRVKRQAVIMGAHSTWDPRRHHYERIRRMRRTNSGETISTGMEDEICPYATFHLLGFREEMDPSKAIAFPHHHPSHAGTLAHPHPHPHHPAHSRAGSQSMPRANSRYARKNSQGGQSAIYSTAPEYDDPATCAEEDQYRARYSRPMYACGPEYDEPACCAPEDEQYTGAYGTPYSDHYGSRPSIGTRKCGSSPEPPPPPPRNNTDNNCSSSFNESKDSNEISEAECDQPRNYPVRAHTVKDGMHSDEMRKLIDRSVQTDRNTWTQIISNLNLMNTDYQQKRN from the exons ATGGAAAATATTTGGTACTGCCATCTGGCGAATTACATATCCGGGATGTTGGACCTGAGGATGGCTACAAATCATACCAATGTAGAACTAAACACAGACTTACTGGAGAAACTCGATTGTCAGCAACTAAAGGACGTTTAGTTATCACTG AACCTGTTGGTGCGAAAGCTCCTTCTTTTTCCTCTGATTCAAAAGGGAGTATTTTTGTTCGAGAACAAGGTCAAAGCTTTGCCCTTCTTTGTCAAGCTCAAGGGTCACCTGTACCTATTTACAG ATGGTATAAATTTATCGATGGTTCCGCAAGAAAGCAACCAGTGGTTCTTAATGACAGAGTGAAACAGGTATCGGGAAcactaataattaaagaagCTAAAGTTGAGGATTCCGGGAAATACCTGTGTGTTGTCAATAACTCTGTTGGTG GTGAATCGGTGGAAACTGTTCTGACTGTAACTGCTCCATTAAAAGCCACTGTTGAACCTGCGACACAAACTGTTGATTTCGGACGTCCCGCCGTTTTTACCTGCAGATACGAAGGCAATCCCGTAAAAACTATCACTTGGCTTAAAGATGGCAAGGACATGAAACATCACGACCCTATTCTcag GATTGAATCGGTTAAGAAGGAAGACAAAGGAATGTACCAGTGCTTTATTAGAAACGATCAGGAAAGTGCCGGCGCCAGCGCTGAATTGAAACTAGGAGGACGGt tcGAACCACCACAAATCCGTCACAGCTTCGGTGAACAGACCCTTAGATCCGGACCTTCCCTGCGCCTCAAGTGTGTTGCCTCTGGAAACCCCACTCCCGACATCGCTTGGCAACTCGATGGTGAGAAACTGAACAGTGGAGAGCGCCTTCAAATCGGACAATTCGTCACCGCCGACGGCAATGTTGAATCGCACCTCAATATCTCCTCCGTGCACACCAACGACGGTGGATTGTACTCCTGTATCGCATCCAGCAAG gtCGGCAGCGCTTCCCACTCAGCCCGCGTCAATGTATATGGTCTTCCCTATGTACGTCCCATGAAGAAACGCCCAGTAGTTGCTGGAGACACCCTCGTCGTACACTGCCCCGTAGCTGGATACCCCATCGACACTATTGTATGGGAGAGAGACGGACg catcCTGCCAATCAACCGTAAACAAAAGGTCTTCCCCAATGGCACACTTGTAATTGAAAACGTTGAACGTATGAGCGACCAGGCGACCTACACGTGCGTCGTCAAGAACTCGCAAGCGTATAGCGCTCGTGGCACACTCGAACTGCAAGTGATGG tTTTGCCCCAAATCCATCCCTTCACTTTCGGTGACGAGCCAGCCAACGCTGGTGACACAGTCGGAATTAGCTGTATGGTGACTAAAGGCGATACACCCATTAACATAACATGGTTCTTAAACGGAAGAGACGTCACAAAAATACAAGGGATCACCGTCACCAAAATTGGTCATAAATCAAGCAGTCTCTCGATTGACGCCGTATCTTTCATACACACAGGAGTTTATACCTGCTTTGTAAATAATCAGGCGGGACATGCGAATTATTCAACTGAATTAGTCGTCAACG TTCCCCCACGTTGGATTTTGGAACCAACTGATAAAGCATTTGCCCAAGGCTCTGATGCTAAAGTAGAATGCAAAGCCGACGGTTTCCCTAAGCCCCAGGTTACATGGAAGAGGGCTGAAG GTGATACCCCCGGTGATTACAAAGACCTTAAACCTAATAACCCTAATGTTAAAGTTGAGGACGGAACTCTCGCTATAACTAATATTCAAAAGACCAACGAAGGATACTATCTGTGCGAAGCCGTTAATGGAATTGGATCTGGATTGTCTGCTGTTATTTTGATCAGCGTACAGG ccCCCCCTCAATTCGAAATCAAAATGAGAAACCAAACCGCCCGCCGAAGTGAGCCAGCCGTTCTGCAGTGTCAAGCTAAAGGTGAAAAG CCAATTGGAATCATTTGGAATATGAACAACAAACGTCTGGAACCCAAATCTGACCCTCGCTACACCATCCGCGAAGAAATCTTGCCCGGTGGAGTTGTATCCGACCTCAGCATTAGGAGAACTGAACGATCAGACAGTGCTCTCTTTACCTGCGTCGCTACAAATGCATTCGGATCTGACGACACCAGCATCAACATGATCATTCAGG AGGTACCCGAAGCGCCTTATGGCTTAAAGGTATTGGACAAATCTGGAAGAACCGTACAACTATCATGGGCTGCACCTTACGACGGAAACTCACCTATCAAGAAGTTCCTCATTGAATACAAACGTGCTAAGGGTAACTGGGAAAAAGATATTGACAG ggTACTCGTTCCTGGAGATGCAACCGAGGCCGGAGTATTCAGTCTGAGACCAGCCACCGCCTACCACATCAGAATTGTTGCTGAGAACGAACTTGGAACTTCTGAACCATCGGAGACCGTCACCATTATCACCGCTGAAGAAGCCCCCACTGGAATGCCCCAAGACGTAAAAGTTGATGCTGTCGACAAACATACGCTCAGAGTTACCTGGAAACCACCCCAGCCTCAGGACTGGAATGGCGAACTTCAAGG ATACTACGTTGGATACAAATTGGCTTCAAGCAATAAGTCGTTCGTATTCGAAACTGTAGACATCTCAAAGGAATCTGGCAAGGAACACCATCTCGACATCTTCAACCTGAA AACATACACCCAATATGCGATGGTAGTACAGGCTTTCAACAAGATGGGATCAGGTCCTGTATCAAACGAAGTCCGAGCGTACACCGCAGAAGGTGCCCCCTCAGCCCCTCCCCAGGATGTTCTCTGCACAACCCTGACCGCCCAAACCATTCGCGTCTCATGGGTGTCTCCCCCCCTGGCCGCCGCTAACGGACTCATCAAAGCTTATAAAGTTATCTACGGACCCAGCGAAACTTGGTATG acgaGAAGAGCAAGGACACTAAGATCACTGCTAGCAGCGAAACAATCCTCCACGGTCTGAAGAAGTTCACCAACTACTCCATGGAAGTACTGGCCACGACTAATGGAGGTGACGGCGTACGATCGGCACCCATCCACTGCCAGACTGAACAAGACG TACCGGAAGCTCCTCGAGCGGTAAAAGCAGTAGTTATGGGACAGGAATCCATTCTGGTGTCATGGCGAGCCCCCGCTCAACCCAACGGAGTTGTCACACACTACAACGTCTACACGCAGGCACAGAACTCCGAACCCCACGCTAACaag GTTCCAGCGTCCCAAACAAGCTACTCCGCCACTGACCTGAAAGCCGGCCGTTATGACTTCTGGGTGACCGCCTCGACTATCATTGGAGAAGGACAACCCTCAGCCACCGCCTCCTGCAGCCCCAGCGATAAAG TACCAGCCAAGATCGCTTCTTTCGACGAATCATTCACCGCTACATACAAGGAAGACGTCAAACTGCCCTGTCTCGCCGTCGGTGTACCTCCCCCTAATATTCTGTGGaag GTTAAAGGTCAGCCACTAGATGCATCAGAGCGTGTCCGTCAGTTGCCCGAAGGCTCCCTCCAGATCGCGGGCGTGGCTCGTGAGGACGCCGGCGAATACTCCTGCCATGTTGACAACCAATTCGGAACAGACACAGTCACACACACATTATCCGTACTGG CCCCACCATTCCCCCCACAATTGAGCATCGCGTCATCATCGGTATCATCGCTCACTCTTCGTCTCAAACCCTCCATGGACGCGGATCAGTCTCCCGCCGCCGGATACACCATACATTACAAACAGGAATTCGGAGACTGGGAAACTGTTCAG ATTCCAAGCAATACTGACACCTACACTTTGGAGAATCTGTTCTGCGGATCCAGATATCAGCTCTACGTTACAGCCTACAACGG TATTGGCACTGGTGAAGCGTCTGACGTGGTGATCGCTCGCACCCGCGGTTCCAAGCCCCCCGTACCACGCGCCGCTGACTTCATCGAGGTGGGATCTTCGTCTGTTACCCTCCACTTGAAACAATGGCTGGATGGAGGCTGCCCTATGAGCCACTTCGTCGTCGAAAACAAGAAGAA ggGTGCTGCTGAATGGAATCAAATCTCCAACGCCGTTAAACCTGGTGGAAACTTTGTTGTACTTG ATCTCGAACCCGCCACTTGGTACGTGCTTAGGATCACCGCCCACAACAACGCTGGATTCAACGTCGCCGAATACGAGTTCGCCACCCTCACCATGACCGgag GTACCATAGCACCGGCGCGTGAAGTTGGAGACGGTACATTGACCCCGGAACAGACTCTGAAGATAATACTCTCCCACCTTAACTTGATAGTACCTGTAGTGGCCGCTATACTCGTCATAATTATAGCCATTGTGGTCGTTTGCGTCGTACGAGGGGCGAGGGATCACCACCACAAAG ATGACGCCGTGTACAACACTTCCGGTGCTGCTATGGGCGGTGCTGGCGGTACTCTGGACAAACGAGGTGGACTCCGTGATGAATTGGGATACATCGCGCCTCCCAATCGCAAACTACCCCCTGTGCCCGGCTCCAACTACAACACGTGCGACCGCGTCAAACGTCAAGCTGTTatta TGGGCGCGCACTCCACGTGGGACCCTCGCAGACATCACTACGAGAGAATACGACGCATGAGAAGGACAAATTCTGGTGAAACTATCTCCACAG GCATGGAAGACGAGATCTGCCCCTACGCGACCTTCCACCTGTTAGGTTTCCGTGAAGAGATGGACCCAAGCAAGGCGATCGCTTTCCCCCACCACCATCCCTCCCACGCCGGCACCCTCGCACACCCACACCCTCACCCACATCACCCCGCGCACTCACGAGCTGGATCTCAGAGCatg CCCCGCGCTAACAGCCGTTACGCCCGCAAGAACTCTCAAGGAGGACAAAGTGCTATTTATTCCACCGCTCCCGAGTACGACGATCCTGCCACCTGCGCTGAAGAAGACCAATAT CGTGCCCGCTACTCTCGTCCAATGTACGCCTGCGGTCCTGAGTACGATGAACCCGCCTGCTGCGCCCCCGAGGACGAACAATATACTGGAGCCTACGGCACCCCATACTCTGACCACTACGGATCACGACCCAGCATTG GAACCCGTAAATGCGGCAGCTCCCCCGAGCCCCCACCACCACCACCCCGCAACAACACCGACAACAACTGCTCATCATCCTTCAACGAAAGCAAGGACTCCAACGAGATCTCCGAGGCGGAATGTGACCAACCACGTAACTACCCCG TAAGGGCCCACACTGTCAAGGATGGTATGCACAGCGACGAAATGAGGAAACTCATTGACAGGTCAGTACAAACAGACCGTAATACATGGACACAGATTATATCAAACCTTAATCTGATGAATACAGATTAccaacaaaaaagaaattaa